One Corynebacterium aurimucosum genomic window, TGCGTATGGAGCCGGTCATTAACCTGCAATCTGCTGAGGATAACCAGCAAATGGAGCTGCCGCTGACGCTGCAGGGTTCCATGACTGCACCATTGAGCAAGTCTGCTTTCGGCCTCTCCTTTGTCCTGGCGGTACTGCTAGCACTGCTGATTCCGCTGGCCATTCTGTACTTCATGAAGTGGTTTAGCGGCCGCATTCCGGAAAAGCCCCGCATGTTTGCGAAGACCATCCCGGTACGCCGTGATGGTGCGAACCTCGTGCGTACCGATACTGGCCGCCCGTTTGCGGTGTCTAAGGATGAGTTCCAGGGTGCCGTTCCGGTGGAAACCTCTGCGCGTTCTGCGCGCTTGGGCAGCAACGATGCCAAGGTAAAGATGGGGTTGAGCCCCTTCACTGCGGCCCACGTGGAGGTCCAGCGCGATGGCACTATTTCCGGCAAGGGTAAGAAGTCCGGTTACCGGGCAGTGTTGCCACTTGCGGTGCAGAACACGTGGTTCTTCATTGGCAACAAGAAGGACCGCGATTCCGGCGAGATTGTCATGACCATCGATACGCTGGCCCAGGCCAGCGCGTATGACGAGATGTCGAAGGACATCAGCCGCCAGGCTCTGCAGCTCTTTGACCAGGTCGAATTCCCTGCCGAGAAGCCCGACAAGGCACAGACACCGCCGCAGTCCGGCCATCCGGGGCAGCCGGTCCAACAGAACCAGCCTGGCTTCCAGCCGCCGAGCGGTCCGCCGCCGCAACTCGCCCCGCAGCAGGGTGCTCAGCAACCTGGGGCTCCCCGCCCTGGTGGGCAGCAACAGGCACCGCAACCCGGTGGTTTCGGCCCGTCCCAGCCTTCGGGCCCATCACCGCAGAGCCAGCCAGGTCGCGCTGCTGAGCCGGGGCGCCCCGGCTTCGGTGGAGCACCAAACTTTGGTGGTGGATCCGGTTTCGGCGGCGGCCCGAGCTTTGGCCAACCTGGCCAGCAGCGCCCAGACAATCCTGGTAACCCTGGTAATAACGGCGGCTGGCCCCCAGCCCCGGGATTCGGCTCCCAGGGCTAAGCCGGTTGAATAGCACACAACAGCCATAAACAGCACAGAAGCGAACCTCCCCTTCGAAAGGTAGTTAAAGATGAAGAAGTTCCTCGTCGTCGGTTGCGGTGGCTCCGGCGCCAAGACGCTGGCGTTCATGATGGACCAGCTCAAAGCCGAGCTGCGAAGCATCGACCCGGACATGACCGAGTTGCCCAAGGCCTGGCAGTTCGTCAACATCGACGTGCCGCTCGAAGAGGAGGCGGGCCCGCAGAAGCTGCCGAATGTTACCCAAAACGGCGGCCACTACGTGGGCATTGGTGCCCGCCAGAACTACAACACTTTCGATGAGGGCGTGTCCAGCATCCTGGGCCGTGCCGGCAAGCTCGGTGAGATTGCAACGTGGGCTACCCGCAACCCCTCCACCAACGACGTGAAGCTGGCTGATGGTGCCGGCCAGTACCGTGCGATTGGTCGCATGCTGACGCTGCCGAATCTCAAGAAGATCCGCCAGTCGCTCAAGGAAGCGGTGGATGAGATGTTCACGCAGGAGGCAATCCAGGAGCTCAACCGCCTTAACTACAAGCAGACCAAGCTGGACACTGATACCGGTGATTCCCAGCCGGTTGTCCTCGTTGTCTCGTCCATGGCGGGTGGCGCGGGCGCCTCGATGTTCCTAGATGTGTGCCGTGTGCTCACCACTATTCCGAACGTGAACCCGCAGGGCACCCTCATCTTCATGTACACCCCGGAAATCTTCGCCGATAACAAGGCGGATGACATGGCCGGCGCGTGGCCGAACTCGCTGGCTATGTTCGGTGAGGTCGTCGCCGCGCAGATGGGCAACGCCTATGAGCATGACCGCGCTATCTTCGAGGCCTTCGACATGGGCACCCCGCCGGAGGGGCAGACCTTCGGCCGCATTTTCCCCATTGGCTCCAAGATGGGCACCACCAGCGCTCGCTTCGGCGATGGTTCCGCTATGTCCATCTACCGCGGCCTGGGCCGCGCGCTCGCAGGGCTGATGGCCTCCACCAAGGCCAGCGATAACCTCGTGTCCTACGCGCTGACTAACACCCCGGCCGGTGACGGCGGCCGCCGCTTCTTCGGCTGGGATCGCCCAGACGGCACGCCGTGGGGCCGCCTGCCCTGGGGTTCGCTGGGTTATGCCCAGGTTTCGATGGGCCGCGACCGCTTTGCCGAATACTCGTCCCAGCGTCTTGCCCGCAGTGCCTTCGAGCGCCTCTTCAACGGGCACCTCGACCCACAGAACCCCGATGCCGGTGAGATGCAGATTGCCAAGAAGCTGGAGGAGCGTCTGCCCAATGCCTTTAGCTCTATGACGCTTGATCCTTCTTGGGCGCAGGGCGGACAAATCGATAGCGGCAGCGTCTGGAACTGGCTCAACAGCGTGTTCGGCGGTCAGGCCCAGCAGGCTGCGGACAGCGCTGCGAAGCACCTGCAGAACTTTATTCCGGTGGGCCAGGGCCGCAACGTCAACGAATGGCGTGAAGAGTTTGAGGGCAACATGGCAGATCCTCGCAATGAGCAGGCCATCGCATCGGTTCTGAACAATGCCGCCTATGACATTGTTTACCGCTACGCCAATTTCTTCAGCGATGGTGTCCTCGCCACCGTGGAGTCGGAGCTGGCTGCGGTGGGTGTGCCCTATGTGCGCGAGATGCTCTCCAAGATCACGGATGTGCTCACCAACTCCGACCGCCTCCTGCCGCGCCTGTCTGAGTACTCCGGCTTCTACCAAAACACCCGCGTGCTGGCGAAGCCAGAAGGCGCGGATCCAATCCTCAGCCCGCTGACCGGCAAGGGCCAGATGACGGACCCGACTCCTACGGTTAACGCTCTGATGGGCCTGTACTTCAACCAGTTCTACAGCTACGCCCTCATGGCCATTGCTCACCTGCTTAAGGATGTCCTGCAGGACTACGCCGATGAGAACCTCTTCCACCTCAAGCGTGAGTTGGGGGATGCCCACGCGGTGCTGGAGAAGGCCGTGTCGAAGCGCCCGGAGACCAACAAGTTGGCTGACGTCCGCACCGACGAAGTCAACTCGTGGCCGACGGAGCTCGATGAGGTCGTGGAAACCCGTTTCAAGGGTGCCGAGAACGAGATTATGCTGACGGACGTCAATACCTTCATCTCGGATTACCGTGACCAGATGCTGCGTACCATCCAGGGCCAGCAGTCCACCTCAGATGTCACCAACTACGAGCAGGCTTATCCCTTTGCGGTGCGTGCGGTCATCCGCGGTGAATGGGAATCGCTCGATGCGGCCCAGGCACCGAATGACACCCTGGCCCCGCAGAAGCGCACCAACGATGCCTACTCCAACCGTGCTGGCTGGGTGTCCAAGTACCTCTCGCGCCATCCGCAAACCGGTGAATCCCGCGAATCCCAGCGTGCGCACTACCACGCCAAGATTCGCCCAACTGATCTTCTGGAGCGTTCGCGCCAGTGGATTAACCGCCGTGACTATGAGTTCCAAAAGTTCAACTCGGTGGATCTGCGCCGCTACCTCACTCTTACCCCGGACATCAACGAGGTCGAGCACGCAGAGCGCCAGCGCCGCTTTATCGAGGCTTTCCAGCTGGCCCTGAGCTATGCCCGCCCGTTGGCCGCTGTTAACGATGACATGGTGCAGCGCATTCACGGCAAGTCCGTGCAGTACACCTACTCCTTCTCCGATATCCCGTTTGCGGAGCTCGGCTCTGCAGAAACTGGCATTGCCTCCCAGCTGGAGTCGGTGCTCAGCCGCCCGGAGATTGACGGGCCTTCCACGGTGGCTCTGCGCAACTCGCTGAACATGTCGGACCATGTCCAGCACATCGAGATCTTCGGTTCCTACCCCAACTACTCGCCGATCGTCTTCTCTTCGATGTTCAATTACATCGCCAAAGACATCGAGAAGCAGGACAATTTCGACGGTTCCTGGTGGTCGGAACGCCGCACCCGCCCGCTGCCGGCAGCCCTGCCGCTGACGAAGACTGAGCGCCAGGCCATGGTGGCCGGCTGGATCATCGGACGCATTACAGGACGCGTTTACATCTCCAACGCCGATGCAGCCAACGCAGCGGCCCACATCTTCGATGACACGGACGGCGGCGTGAATGGCTGGGTTGATTTCCCAGATCCGCTGCTTATCTCGCCGCGCCGCATGATCAAGAAGTCCGACTGGATGCCTTCGGTTCTGGAGTCCATCTTCATCGCCTACGCCAAGGTGCAGGAAACCGGACACTATGGTTTTGCCTCTTCGCTCTACCCGTACCAGCTGTTGCGCGGGCTTTTCGACGACGGCCTAGACTTCGCCCACTCCGGTGCGTCCACGCACCCGGTGGTCCACCGCCTCGCGCAGTTCTTGGCATCCGGTGAAGCCCCGAACCGCGGTGTTATGGGGACCTCCATCCAGGACCGCTTTGAATCCTTCGTAGAGGAGCTGGATAAGTTCGCCCGCGGTGCGGATCACTTCGTGCCGGGCCACACCAACTCCCTGCCAGGGCAGGGGCGTAAGGAAAAGCCTTTTGCGGAGGTACGCTCCCGCGAGGTCGCCTCGCACACGCCGTACTACCGTGACCTGGCACTGGACGTCATCGAGGTGGTCCCGGTCATCCGCAACTACCTGAACCAGGCCAAGACGGTGGCGGAGAATCCCGTCGCCCAGCCTGCCCCGCAGGTGCGGAACTCCGATTCCGGCTTTGGCCAGGACATCGCGCCAGAATTCAACCTCAACGATCTGGATGACACCTTCTAATGACGAACGTAATTATTTTCGGACACGGCGCCACCGCGGATGACATCCGCTCGCGCCTGAGCGATTTGCGCGCGGTTGGCCTCCTGCAGGACTTCCTCTGGATCGACTATGCCCACCCCACTACTGGGGCCGTTGTGCGCTCCTTCACGGAGGAGGGCACGGCGCGCTTGTCGACGCTCGACGATGCCCTCCGCAGCTTCAGCGGGGACGTCCTCCTCGCCACCATTGACCCGATGGATGCGGAACAACCGCAGGACGTCGACAAGCTCACGGAGTGGGTCGGAGCCGTCGATCAGCGCCTGATTCAGGCCTCCAACCTGCGCGTGCGTCTGTTGTTGTCAGCTCTTCCGCGCGAGAGCGTGGACATCGCTCCGCTGCAGGGCTGGAGCAATCTTGTGCTTTCCCCGGAGGAGGGCGGAACACCGGCCTCCTCGCGCATCCGCCCCATCAAGCGCACCGCGAACGGTTTCGAGCTCGCACAATTCGCGGCCCCAGCCGTAGCCAGCATCTTCGGTTTGTGGCGCGGCATGCCCGAGCCGGCAGTGCTGGACCCGGATACGCATCGCGTTATCGAGACCGGCGACCGTCAGCGCTTCCGTCTGGTGCGAGCCTTCCACCGCACCATCGATGCCAGTGACATCGAGGACAAGGTCAGGAAGGCCGTCTTCGATCCCGGCCAGCGCCTGCCGCAGCCGCAGGTCAATAACATTTCCCGCGCTGTGCACTACGCCAATCCGGAGCAACTGACGGCTCAGTGCGCCCAGATGTTCATCAACCAGGAGATTTCCCCGTTGGTGAGCGCTCCGACTGCTTATGAGGAGCTGCAATCCCACAAGGTCAGCGGCTGGGCGGCGCTAAAGGATAACCTGCGTTTGTACTGGTCCACCGTGGTGGGCAAGCCGCAGGATTGGGTCGAGGGCCAGCGCGGTGCAATGAACAAGAACGCGGCTACCTTCCTGCAGAAGATGCTCTACGGTGCGGACTCCAGCGTGGAGGTCGTCTTGGCCGGGCACTCCGGTAAGGGCAGCGGTGCGACGAGCGTCGACGAGCTGCGCCAAGCCAGTGAGCACACCATGCGAGTTGCCCGCGAGCAGCAGTTCTCCTTGGGCCAGGAGCCGCAACTCTCGCGCACGTGGGAGGCCTATCACGATTATGCGCTGGGCCTTGTCGACGGATCCTGGCGCGACAGCATCGACACCAAGGGGCTGCGCAATAACCAGGGCAACATGTACATCGTGCAATACGGTGGCCAGTCCGTGCAGGATGTCAGCGCTTCTTTCGAGGGCTTCCATCCGCTCATGACCAGCACTCTGGGCTATACGCACGAGTCCCAAGCAACCGTCGCGCCTTTCGATCCGGTGGGTGCCGAGCGCTTCGCCGCCGATATTGAGTACACCAGCCAGCAGACCCGCAATGAAGCTGTCAGCCGCAAGAAGCACGAGTTTGCTTCGTGGCGAGCAAAGAACAGCACCACCTTCGCGTGGAAGGTGGGCCAGGGCCTGTGGGAGAAGCTGGGGCACGCCCAGCAGAAGTACCGCGACGCACACGCCAAGGCACGTGAACTGCAAGAGTTGGCCAACAGCTTCCAAGCGCGTGACTTCAACGCGGAGAACAAAGCGCTGACCCGAAAGCTGCGCACGATGTGGATTGTGTTCTTCGTAGTGCTTGCTCTGATGACCTACATGGTGGCCGGCCGCTACAACCCGGACTTGCCGTTGGGTGAGTACCTGCAGTGGTTCGACTGGCCGTGGTACGTCGTGGGCATCATCCTGGCTGTTCTTCTTTTCCTTGTGTGTTCTTGGGCGGTCTTTACCAAGGCTCAGCGTGAGATCTTTGACTACGTGCAGCGCCGCAAGCTGTTGAACCGCAACCAAGAGATCGCCGCGCAGAATCTGGCGACGGCCTCGGCCGAGATCTCGCGTATCTCTAATGCCTATAACCAGTTCCTGAGCTGGTCGGCATTGCTGGGCCGCGCTATCTACGCGCCCTTTGGGCGCAAGGAGACGTCGAGCGATCACCTGCGGACGCCGCAGTCGGGCCTTCCGGAGAACGCTCGCATTGCTCAGGCCGTGCTCAACCGCGATGATGCCGTGCGCATGACGGATGAAATCCGCTCCCACATTTTCCAGACGGAGTGGGCACACCGCTCGCTCAAGTCCCTCCTCGATGACATGAATGACACCTTTGAGCGCAACCGCACTGGCCACTCGGCCGTGGCGCTCAATGAGATGTGGGGCATGGCTGGCCTCGGCTCCAGCACTGCGTTAGATAACCTATCGCGCAGCCTTGACCACCCTTATATGCAGGACCGCGACCTCAAGCAACAGGAATGGCAGAAGGTCATTACGGATCCACGCATGGCCCGCAGCTTGCAGCAATACCTCAGTCGCGTGACCTTCCGCGAGGAAGGCGGCAGCCGCGTTCAGAGCACCGCCGAGTTCCTCGACGGCATGAACCAGGAAAAGGGTGCTCTTCAGGCCTTTAGCCCCAATGCGCTGACCAAGGCGGGCGGCGCTGAAGGATATACCGAAATCGACGGCTCGCGCACCCGCATCGTGGAGGTGGACAGCCAGACCGCACTGACCAGTCAGCTCTCACGTTCTGTGACCGTGGTGCAGTACGGAAGGATCACTGATTTCAAGTACCTGATCCCGGATGCGGCGTCTGGTGCTCCGTCCTTTAAGGATTCCTCGGACTTCTCCTTGGATGATCTGGATGACATGGACCACATGGGCTTCAAGTCGCCGGGGCAGAGCAATAGCGAAAGCCCGACTACGCAGCCGACGTTTGGCCGGCCGGAAGCGCCGGACCTCTCAGACCTCGACGAAACTTTCTGACGAGACCTTCTTAAGGAACGTTGATGACACACAATCAGAAACCTTCGATTGCGGATGTGCCGCTGAGTGAGCTTAAGTCCCTGCACCAGCTCAAGCGCGTAAACGCCGATGATGTGCGTGCAGCTGTATCAGCGCCGTTTAGGCAGTTCGCCGAGCAGATTGCCGCCGCGTATAACGGCGAAGCGGTCGAGCACCCGGAGCTGAGCGCGCAGGCGCGCAATGCTGCGGTGGACCAGGAACGTGCTGCGCAGGAGCGCGCGGCACAAGAGAGGGCAGCGCAAGAACGTGCCGCGCAAGAACGCGCGGCACAGGAGCGCGCAGAACGCGAGCGCGCCGCACAGGCTGAAGCGCAGGCCCGCCAACGCGAGCAAGCACAGCGTGCCGCTGCAGCCGCCGGTGTAGCGCAGACAGGTTCCGCGGCTCAACCCCAACCGGCGCAAGCAGCGGCACAGCCGCACGATTTCTTCGCCGAGTGGGAGGCACTGCAGGCAGAGGAAGAGCAAAAGACTCAGGTTAACGAAGAGGACTACATCACCATCCCTGGTTTCGGGATTAAGGCGGAGTACCAGTTTCGCCAGGACCCGAACTGGGAAGCCCCCGGCATCGAGTTTGAAGTCGAGGTGCCGCAAGAGGCGGCGCTGGAGCAGGAATCTCAAGAAGAGCCTGGCTACGGCATAGAGCCAGAACCGGAGCCGGAGGATTCCGATCAGCGCCATCCGGTGCGCCTGTGGTGGCCGGAGCTCGAGCACGCGCCGGATGAGGTGGTGTTCTACCGAGTCGTCGCCGATGACGCAGAGATGGTGGCGTCCCCGGATGCCGGTGACACCCTCGTCTACACGAAGGGAACCGCCTACCGTGAACACGAGCCGGGCGAGACAGGCTTGCGCCACTACGCGGTATGGGCTTATAAGGGCCGCGACCTTCGTGAGCTTGTCAACAGCCAGCCGGTATTCATGGGAGACACGGGCGTGGTCTTCCCGCCGGTGAACGTTCAGGTGTCCACCATCAAGGGCGCCATTCAGGTGTCTTGGGACCTGCTGCCGGGGCACTCGAGCGCCATGGTTTATGCCTGCCGCGATAGCGAGAAGGAAAAGCTGTCCCCGCGCTTCGAACAAGACGTGGACAGCAGCGGGCGCAAGGCGACTATTCCGGTGCAAGAGACCGGACAGACCGTCGTCATCTCCTTGCTGGGCCAGGCGGAGTTCCACGGCGCTACTGAGCAAAGCCAAGACGAAGTCGCAGTCCAGCGCTCCGTGAAGCTCGCCAGCGAGCTGGAGAAGCTGGAGCTCTCCCGTTGCGAGCGCCGCAGCGAATACGGACAGGACACCATCGAGGTGGATTGGTACTCGCCCAAGACCGGCGAGGTAAAGATTTATCTCACGCCCACCGCCCCGCAGGCGGACCTGCGCACGTCCGCAGTGCCGAAGACCTACGTCGAAAGCGCACTGTCGAGTGCTATCAGTGAGACCCGCGGTGTGTCCGAACCGGGTTCCTTCCAAACCACCACGGTGCCGTGGCCCCCAGATTGGTACGAGGTTTACATCACCCCAGTGAACTTCAACGATGCTGATGCCTGGGTAGGCGAATCCAAGGTGCTGCAGCGCGTGCAATCCATTGAGGATGACCAGTTCCGGCTCATTGAGCGCGTGGACAGCCAGCTCATTACCTTCGATTGGCCGAAGGGTGCAACGGCGGTGGAGTACTCCACCAACCGCGAGCACGATCAGATCCGCGAAGAGGACTACGACCTCCAGGGAGGCATCCGCCTGCACCTCGATCAGCACGGTGATACCGTGCGGCTGAAGCCTTATGCGGTCTTCGCAGGCAAGCGCACCGAGGGCAATGAGCGCGTGATCCAGTACGAAGGTCTGCGCCCAGTGACTTATGACTTTGAGGTCGATTCCTCCCAAGGCCAAGCCAGGGTGTTCCTCTGGAGCTTGGGCAACGGCG contains:
- a CDS encoding tubulin-like doman-containing protein codes for the protein MKKFLVVGCGGSGAKTLAFMMDQLKAELRSIDPDMTELPKAWQFVNIDVPLEEEAGPQKLPNVTQNGGHYVGIGARQNYNTFDEGVSSILGRAGKLGEIATWATRNPSTNDVKLADGAGQYRAIGRMLTLPNLKKIRQSLKEAVDEMFTQEAIQELNRLNYKQTKLDTDTGDSQPVVLVVSSMAGGAGASMFLDVCRVLTTIPNVNPQGTLIFMYTPEIFADNKADDMAGAWPNSLAMFGEVVAAQMGNAYEHDRAIFEAFDMGTPPEGQTFGRIFPIGSKMGTTSARFGDGSAMSIYRGLGRALAGLMASTKASDNLVSYALTNTPAGDGGRRFFGWDRPDGTPWGRLPWGSLGYAQVSMGRDRFAEYSSQRLARSAFERLFNGHLDPQNPDAGEMQIAKKLEERLPNAFSSMTLDPSWAQGGQIDSGSVWNWLNSVFGGQAQQAADSAAKHLQNFIPVGQGRNVNEWREEFEGNMADPRNEQAIASVLNNAAYDIVYRYANFFSDGVLATVESELAAVGVPYVREMLSKITDVLTNSDRLLPRLSEYSGFYQNTRVLAKPEGADPILSPLTGKGQMTDPTPTVNALMGLYFNQFYSYALMAIAHLLKDVLQDYADENLFHLKRELGDAHAVLEKAVSKRPETNKLADVRTDEVNSWPTELDEVVETRFKGAENEIMLTDVNTFISDYRDQMLRTIQGQQSTSDVTNYEQAYPFAVRAVIRGEWESLDAAQAPNDTLAPQKRTNDAYSNRAGWVSKYLSRHPQTGESRESQRAHYHAKIRPTDLLERSRQWINRRDYEFQKFNSVDLRRYLTLTPDINEVEHAERQRRFIEAFQLALSYARPLAAVNDDMVQRIHGKSVQYTYSFSDIPFAELGSAETGIASQLESVLSRPEIDGPSTVALRNSLNMSDHVQHIEIFGSYPNYSPIVFSSMFNYIAKDIEKQDNFDGSWWSERRTRPLPAALPLTKTERQAMVAGWIIGRITGRVYISNADAANAAAHIFDDTDGGVNGWVDFPDPLLISPRRMIKKSDWMPSVLESIFIAYAKVQETGHYGFASSLYPYQLLRGLFDDGLDFAHSGASTHPVVHRLAQFLASGEAPNRGVMGTSIQDRFESFVEELDKFARGADHFVPGHTNSLPGQGRKEKPFAEVRSREVASHTPYYRDLALDVIEVVPVIRNYLNQAKTVAENPVAQPAPQVRNSDSGFGQDIAPEFNLNDLDDTF